Genomic DNA from Blastocatellia bacterium:
CGTCGCGCCCTTGGGGCTTGCCGCCGCAGTCCAAAACGCATGCTCCTCTAAAAAACCCTTTTCATTCTTCGTGGCGTGCGATAGCACATGGGCGATTCCCTTGTCTGCAAGCAATCTGTGGAGGCGTGACTGAAGGAGCCAGTATCCCTTTGGCATGCGCCTGTTGTGAAATGCTCGATTCGCCCTTGCATGAGCGCGTGGAATGCGTATGATTGCTGGCGGCAGAGAGTGGCCTTGAATGAAACGCCCGTTCGATTACATCTTCAAACCCAGGTCTGTCGCCGTCATTGGGGCATCTCGTCAACCGTTCTCTATCGGGCAACGAATTGTGCAGAACATATTGGAGAGTGGGTTTCGTGGCGATGTGTTTCTTGTCAATCCGCATGCCGATATGATTGGGTCGCTGCGCTGTTATCCAAATCTGGAAGCTGTGCCCGGTGATGTTGACCTAGCTGTGATCGTCGTCCCTCAGCAGGCGGTTTTATCGGTCATTGACGAATGTATCGCCAAACCGGTTGGCGCAGTGGTCGTCATCTCCGCTGGTTTTGGAGAGGCGGGGCGGGCTGGGGCAAAACTGGAACAGGAACTCGTTCACAGGGTGCGAGCCGGCGACCTGCGCCTGGTGGGGCCTAACTCTATGGGCATTATGAACGCCGTGTCGGATGTACGCTTGAATGCCTCGTTGGGGCCACTCCCAGCGTGGGCTGACCGGATTGCGTTGGTTTGTCAATCGGGGGCGTTGGGCTTCGTGGTGTTGAATATGATCCAGCGACTGGGACTGGGCTTATCCATGTTCGCCTCGCTGGGTAACATGAGTGACCTGTCCACTGATGACCTGCTTGAGTACTGGGCTGATGAGCAGCATACGAATGTCATCCTGATGTATGTAGACTCATTTGGCGACGTGCGACGGTTCACGCAACTAGCGCGGCGCGTCAGCCGGCGAAAGCCGATCGTTGCTCTAAAGACTAGCGGTTCATTGCCATCGGCGCCAACAAGTGATCCAACGAGGCCAACCCGCTCTGAACTGATGATCTCCACCGATAGCCTGTTCCAACAGTGTGGTCTGTTGCGGGCTGGTTCAGCCGAAGAGCTATTGGATTTTGCCTTGGCTTTCAGCCATTGCGCCGCGGCGCAGGGCAGTCGTGTCGCTGTGATTAGCAACGATCGCGGTTTGACCACGCTGGTCGTGGATGCTTGCGTTCACCTCGGACTGAGCATCGCCCGACTGTCGGCCAAAACGATTACGGCGCTGAAAGCTGCGCTGCCCGACGACATAACGGTTAGCAATCCCGTGAATCTGACTGCGAACGCCAGCGCAGAGACGTATCGCCTTGCGCTCGACACAGTGTTGGCTGATGGGCGGGTTGATGCTGCGCTTGTTCTGCTAGTGCCCGCCGCTGCGTTGACGTCGCAGGCCACAGTGGACGCTGTTGTGCCGTTGCTGCGGCAGTATGACAAGCCGGTGTTATGCGTCGTGACGACCACTGAAGAGTCCTTACGAGCCTTGCGTGAGCGAGCGCGTGGGTTGTTGCCAATCTACCCGTTACCAGAATCGGCGGCGCGCGCCCTGGGAGCGCTGATTGATTATCATCGCTTGCAACAACGCCCGGAGGGCGAGCTGCGGCGCTTCGACGTTGATGTGAGCCTTCCGCAGGCCATTCTCAAGCGTGCGCGCGACGAAGGACGGCTGGCGCTGAACTTGGCCGAGGCGCTCCGCCTGATTGACGCTTACGGCATTCCTACCTGCGCATTCAACTTCGCAGCGACGCTCGATGAGGCGGTCGCTCATGCGCATGAGATCGGTTATCCCGTCGTGTTGAAATTGATCGCTCAACAGCTGCTGCACAAATCGGACGTCGGCGGCGTGATCCTCGACATTCGCAACGATGACGAATTGACGCGCAGTTACGCGAGCTTGATGGAACGCGCCGAGCGGCATGGCATTGCCGACCAGGTTGAAGGCGTCATGATCCAGCAGATGGTGCGCGGCGGGCGCGAGGTCATTATCGGCATGGTGCACGATGCGACGTTCGGCCCACTAATCACGTTCGGCCTGAACAGTGCTGACAATGAAACGCCCAGAGACATCAGCGCGCGCGTCTGGCCGCTCACCGACCTGGATGCAACCGAGCTCATTAAATCGCTTCGCGGTTACCCGATGCTGCAAGGAACCAAAGATCACGATCCGATTGACTTCGTCCTTGTGGAAGAAGCGCTGTTGCGTGTCTCCCAACTGGTCGAGGATTTTCCGGCCATTGCTGAACTGAGCATCAACCCGTTCATAGCCGGCTACAAGCCGGATACATCCAAAGCGGTTGATGTCAAAATCACCCTCTTCTCGGAAGCGTCAATTGAGACCAGTTGATTTGAACATCACTTCAAGCAACAGGCCATGAGTCTCGCGCATGTACCATCTTTGTCAGTGGAGGCCGACTGATTTGAACATCACTTCAAGAGGGGCCGTCTGATTGGTCCATAGCTCCCATTGTTGCGCTGCCTGATACACAAGCATTTCGACGCCGCCGATCACCGCGCAGCCGGCAGCGCGCGCTGCCTCAAGCAGCGGTGTTTCGTCACGACGAGCGACCAGATCAAACACAACCGTGCCGGGTATTAGCAAGTCGGTTGGCACTGGCGTGACCGGGTCGGCATCTTGCATGCCGACCGGCGTGGTGTTAATCAACACATCATGCGGGTAGCGCGCCAACGCGCTTAGCGTATCAACCGAGGCATTGAATTGTCTGGCTACATCGGCAGCTTTTGGCACGTCTCGCGCTAACACGGTGACGCGCGCTCCTTCCCGCTGTAATCCAAAGCAGACGGCGCGGGCAGCGCCGCCGGCGCCAAGCACAACGACGCGGGCGTCTCTGAGCTGGATACGTTGTCGCAATGGACGCATCGCTCCTTCAACATCGGTGTTGTAGCCGATGATCCTTTCGCCATCCATCACCAACGTGTTGAGCGCGCCCACCTGCTCGGCCACTGGATCAAGTGCGTCAACGAATCGGATCGCTTCGACCTTATGCGGGATGGTCACGCTCAGTCCGCGCAGATGCCAATTCATGCGCCGTGTGGAGCGCCTGACGAAATCGCGCATGAATGCCGACAGGTCGGTCACCTGTAGTGGCAGATACACCCAGTTCAACGAGCGGTGCTGATACGCCGTGTTATGGAGCAGCGGCGACAACGAATGTTGTACGGCATTGCCGATGACGCCAGCGATGTTCACATCCTGATCTATCTGGCGCACACGAAACAGATGGATCAACTGTTCAGCCGTCAGTTGGCCGGGAGCAGTTGCTTCGTGCTCGGTTAAGGCGCCGAAGGTGAGCAGGCCTCCCCA
This window encodes:
- the aroE gene encoding shikimate dehydrogenase codes for the protein MLPPRAIAIPVVAPTLSEALRRVAEAERLGDVIEFRLDYMADFSPADPVYSVRPLVNATTRPIILTYHPAFTRQPEQVPPFEDQVACWRALFSLTNVDRVYFDLDLQLARWFQSSGEPVPWDRVIASYHNFTETPQPLSLVYEQLAATPAAVLKIATHAQVISDNLRLFDVLARAIQDHRPLIALTMGEAGFMSRILSPAWGGLLTFGALTEHEATAPGQLTAEQLIHLFRVRQIDQDVNIAGVIGNAVQHSLSPLLHNTAYQHRSLNWVYLPLQVTDLSAFMRDFVRRSTRRMNWHLRGLSVTIPHKVEAIRFVDALDPVAEQVGALNTLVMDGERIIGYNTDVEGAMRPLRQRIQLRDARVVVLGAGGAARAVCFGLQREGARVTVLARDVPKAADVARQFNASVDTLSALARYPHDVLINTTPVGMQDADPVTPVPTDLLIPGTVVFDLVARRDETPLLEAARAAGCAVIGGVEMLVYQAAQQWELWTNQTAPLEVMFKSVGLH
- a CDS encoding acetate--CoA ligase family protein, which gives rise to MKRPFDYIFKPRSVAVIGASRQPFSIGQRIVQNILESGFRGDVFLVNPHADMIGSLRCYPNLEAVPGDVDLAVIVVPQQAVLSVIDECIAKPVGAVVVISAGFGEAGRAGAKLEQELVHRVRAGDLRLVGPNSMGIMNAVSDVRLNASLGPLPAWADRIALVCQSGALGFVVLNMIQRLGLGLSMFASLGNMSDLSTDDLLEYWADEQHTNVILMYVDSFGDVRRFTQLARRVSRRKPIVALKTSGSLPSAPTSDPTRPTRSELMISTDSLFQQCGLLRAGSAEELLDFALAFSHCAAAQGSRVAVISNDRGLTTLVVDACVHLGLSIARLSAKTITALKAALPDDITVSNPVNLTANASAETYRLALDTVLADGRVDAALVLLVPAAALTSQATVDAVVPLLRQYDKPVLCVVTTTEESLRALRERARGLLPIYPLPESAARALGALIDYHRLQQRPEGELRRFDVDVSLPQAILKRARDEGRLALNLAEALRLIDAYGIPTCAFNFAATLDEAVAHAHEIGYPVVLKLIAQQLLHKSDVGGVILDIRNDDELTRSYASLMERAERHGIADQVEGVMIQQMVRGGREVIIGMVHDATFGPLITFGLNSADNETPRDISARVWPLTDLDATELIKSLRGYPMLQGTKDHDPIDFVLVEEALLRVSQLVEDFPAIAELSINPFIAGYKPDTSKAVDVKITLFSEASIETS